The sequence GGTGAATGTCGCCGTGGTCTCGCCCTTATAGTTGCCCTGGCCGGTGATGGTGACGGTAGCTGTTCCTGCGCTGATGTTATTGCTGTAAGCCACCTCGTAATCTGTTCCAAGCGTAAGGTTTTTTTCTCCATCGGTTACGGTTACTTCTGGTTCGATGGCAGAGCCGGTGTAGGTCTGGACATCGATGGCGGCAATAGTGATGCCATCATTGGTCACAGCCTTCGGGATGATGGTGAACGTCGCTGCTTTCTCGCCCGAGTAGTTGCCCTTGCCGGTAATGGTAGCAGTGGCAGTACCCACATTCACATTGGCAGAATACCCGATGGTGTAATCTGTTCCAAGCGTAAGGGTTTTTTCTCCATCGTTTACGGTTACTCCTGGTTCGATGGCAGAGCCGGTGTAGGTCTTGTCAGCGATGGCGGCAATAGTGATGCCATCATTGGTCACAGCCTTCGGGCTGATGGTGAACGTCGCTGCTTTCTCGCCCGAGTAGTTGCCCACGCCACTAATTGTATAGGTGTAGTCACCTGCGTCTTGAATCGTGCCACTCGGAGCAGTTACGGTGTAGTCGGTATTCTTAATGAGCTCGGTCTCGCCATCCTTCACGGTGATGACGGGTGTCAATCCGCTGCCCGTCCATGTCTGCGACGGAATGGTGACGGTGATGCCATCATTGGTAACGGCCTTCTGGGTGATGGTCACCTCGATAGAACCAGAAACATCGTTATGATTGGCATCGCCTGCCACCTTATAATATACGGTATAAGTCCCAGCATTCGTTTCTGTTGGGATGTCAGCTGAATAATTATTGCCGTCGGTGCTGTAAAGCAATGTGCCGAAGTCGGTTGTTCCAGCGGCCACGAGATTCAGGCTCCCGCCTGTATATATTAGGTTTTCAACAGCCGCCGGAGCGGTGACAGTGGGTGTAGCCTTAACGATGGTGAATGTTTTTGATGTCGTTCCAGCATAATTTCCCTTACCGGTAATAGTGATGGTTGCTGTACCTACTATCGTATTGTTGCTGTAAGTCACCTCATAATCCACATCCTTCACAAGTGCCGTTCCCTCATACGTAATCACCAAATCAGGCTCGATTGCAGAACCTGTATAGGGCTGGTCATCTATATCAGCGATGACACAACTCCCGAGATCTCTCTTCAGCGTCACCGTCAGGTCGAGGCCATCTCTTTGTCCGGATACGTCACTATGGAAGGTGAGTGTCATCTGCGTGCCACTGCTGATGAGCGTACCGATGTTCTCTCCTGACTCACTACCATACTTGTCACCAATCTTTTGTGCAGAGGTAGAGCCGCCATCATACACCATCAAGTAGTCTAATGGATTATTTACCTGCACTTCCGCCGTCACCGTGCCGGTGAGCTGCAGGACATAGTGGTCGGGAGCAGTTAGAACGAGACCGCCATCATAAGAGTTGCTATATTTGGCCTTAGCGCCGCCATCATCATACACCTTAAACGAGCTTACGCCCTCGGGGATGGTAGCATTTTCGATGCCGGTCTTTGGCATGTTGATGTAGTCAACACCATTGGCATCTTTCTTGAAGCCGATGGAAATAACCTCGAAGGCGATGGACTTCGAACCAGTGTACGAGCCCTTGCCATTGATGGTCAGCGTGTATTTGCCCCCTTCGGTGATATGGATGGTGGTCGATTCCTGCGATGTCGTTCCGAGCGTGGCTGTGTAGTCAGTGCCCAGTGTGAGCGTATGTCCTTCGGCATCGCTCACGCTAAAGGGGATGTCGAGGTAGCTGCCCGTCAAATCGTACGAGGCGCTGATGCCCGAAATGGTGGCAGCAGAAAGCTGGTTTTGTTCACTGCCCTTAGGAACGAGTGTCAAACTCACCTTTTTCTTGATATTCTCGGTAGTTGCCTCACCAACACCTACAATATTGAACTTTTTACCATCGGCGAAGCTGATGCTGCCAAGACGGTTGCTAAAGCCATAAGCTCCGCTGGAATTTCCACCTGTGACTTGGATGAAATCCAAAGTCTTTGCCCAGCCGAGGACCAGCGATCCGCTGGTTTTGTCTGCGGCGCCATTGCCCGGACCTATACCAGGAGCATTTTCGCCGCCGGTAGCAGTCACCTGTCCACCGTTGATAACAATTTTACCGCAGCCGCCATAGGCACCATTATCATAACTACAATTGCCACCACCAATACCAGCTGCCTTGTTACCACCCGTGGCGTTGACGATGCCACCGTTGATGGTAATGGTGCCGTTGCCGTCGAGTTCGCTATTAGAATCGCCGCCGATACCAGCGCTCTGTGCACCACCTTTGACGTTGACGATACCGCCGTTGATGGTGATATTGCCGTATTGGGTTGGATATTTTTTAATACCGACCTTTTTAAAGCCACCTCCGATACCGGCTCTACTAATTCCATTTTTTTCAATGGTCAGCTTGCCAGTGCCGTTAGTGCCGCCTTGGATGGTCAGAGAGTTACCAACTCTCACCTCGATGCCATTCGGGGCTGTGAGGGTATAGCCGTCGGTAAGGATGAGCGTCACGTCGCCCTCGACGGTAATACGATCTGCGATGGTCACGTCGCCGTTGGTCACGTAAGTGTTGCCGTTCGTCCACGTGGTGGATGTGGATGGTGTCAGCGTCACGTTGTCGGCCCACGTCGTAACGGCGGTGACTAGCATGAAGAGCAGGGTTAATAACAATCGTCCTTTATGGACGGTAGGATGGGCATTTTTGACAAAACGATTCATTGCCCGAGATGAATCATGGAATAGTTGAATAAAGCAATACATATAGTGATATTATAAAAAAAGATAGCGACTTTGCTGTCTGTCGCCCGTTTGAATGTTGCGCCAGCAGGCGCGGATGAAGAGAAAAATTGGTTTATGGCGGCAAAAGTACGGAGATTATGCGGAATCGACCATACCAAATTGTACAAACGCATTACAAATGAAGCGCAAGTTCATTACATATGAATGCAAGACACATTACAAATTGTACAAAACGTGTAAGAAACGATGTAAGAACCATCGCAAAAATACTTCATTTATCCCAAAAACTTTACCATTTGTATCATTTTGTCGTTTTGGGACTCAATCCTTCGTTTTCAAGTTTTTTCTTAGCGCGATAGTAGGCCGTGTATGACGAGAAGCCCGATGCAAGAGCAGCAGATTCCTTGGTTTCGTTAGGGTGTTGAGACAGATATTGCTCGTAGTGAGTCAGTCGTAGACTGTTCACATAGTTGGCGAATGAGCTGAAATGGCAACGGAAAGTAAGCGAGACATTGGTTCGGCCGAGATGCGTGTGAGCCACGACATCATCGAGCTTCAGGTGACTGTCAAGATAAGCACGCTGGCCTTTGACGTATTCCTCTATCTCGATAGCAGTTTGTTCTATCTGTTCATTCTTGTTATCATCAGTCGGTTCTTCGTGGCATTCGGTTATGTCGGCTTCCGATGACGAGAGAATGGTCTTGCGTCGCCAAGCAGGCATGACGTTGAGCAGCAATAGGATGTTGGATGCCGCCAAGAGCACGTTATCAATGGCCATCCACAATGGCGAGTCCCAAATGTAGGCGGGCCAAAGCAGCGGTGTGAAGAGTACAGGGGCGAGCCAGACACGACGGGCATAGTCAGCAGGGAAGTCATCAGGGTTGGAATAGTTCTGGTCGCGCGCCTCTTCCATCCAGTGTTTCACCTGCCACATGGCAAGCCCGGAATAAACCATCATGATGATACTCTCAATGAGTACCACGTAGTTCCAGATGCGCAACCCTTGGGCATTTAGAATTCCTGAGGGAAACCAGGCATCGACGGCGGGTACGAGCATGGTGGCGACAACTATCAGCGCTGCTGCCCAACTTACGGTTTTCCACTGGTTCCATTGCTTTACCGAGCCGAAGAAACAGAGTAGCAGCACGCCACAGTAGAAATAGTAACAGGCCGGGAAGTATGATTTTTCCAGCATCCATGCCGACGGACTAGCCGGGTTGATGATGTATGGTAGAAGGATGGTGGCGCAAAGGTAGATAAGACACTGTAGTTTGCGATCGGGCCAGATATATTTGTGGCGTTCCTTGGGGGCGCGACAGGTGTGGAACCATCGTACCGCAGAAAATGTCCAGCAAGTGGTCAGATACATCAGTGCTGCCAATCCGTAAAAATAGTATTCGCTCATTGTCGTCTCAAAAAGATTAGTGTTCTATGAACACGGATACAAAATTACAACAATTTTGGGAAATATCGTTACACTTTCGTCAGTTTAACATAATTTTTGACAATTTTGTGGCATTTTGATATAAAAACCGAGAAAAACATAGAATTAAGAAGCAAATCCGCCCTTATTAATTACTGACATTGTACTCCAAACATATAGTGCATCCGAGGTACAATGACCTTGACCATTTTAACCACCCGTCTGGCGAATCTGTGGCAGCACCTCGCTGGTAACCCACCGCTTAAAGGCTTTGGCCTGTGGAAGCTTTGAAGAGAGAATCAGTGAGTAGAGACCACTTTCGTTGATGATAACTACTTTCGATTTATAGTTAGAACCAGTCCCCTGAATCAGGGTAGTGGTTTTATCTTCGATATCAACATGTGTGGAAATAGCGTTTTCAGGTTTGCTATCCCCCAGCGCCAGTGCCACATCTTTGCCAACAAAGAAAGTCTCGGGTTTCGTAGGCACCGTCGCGAATCGCGAGGGTGCCCTGAATCGGGGCCCCCCGCGACCGGTGGTCATGGTGGTCAAGGTCAAAGTGGTCATTTTCGATTTCGGAAACGCGGTCATTGCTCACTATATATAAATAGAATATTTATATTATAGTGGCGGAATTTGACAGTTGGTTTTCGATTTTGACCAAAATGACTTTGACCATCGCGACCGCGGCCCCGAAGTGACATTAAACATGAAACATGAAAGATTAAACATTAAGCATTCGTGAACCGCAATGCCAATGTCGTACCTTTGCATTGTTGATTTGAGAGAAGAAATATACGCGCCCACGAGAAAAAATTTACGGGCCCACGGGGGAGGCGGATTTTCGATCGAAATGAGACGTTAGGAGAATGTAAAAATTTAAAAATTAAAGAATTTAACATTAAAGATTATGGCATTGAAAGTAAAAGCTAAGGAACAGTTGCAGAACATCGGCAAGTATGCTGGTAAGTATCGTTACGTGATGATGCCGGAGCTGTACACGGCTCTGACTCAGGACAAGGTGATTAAGGAGGCTGCCCTGCGCAGCGGCGTGAGCAAGGGTGTGATGCAGGCCTGCTGGGATGCGGCTGGCGAGGTGATTAAGGCATGGGCCACCGAAGGCCACTCGGTTGCGCTGCCCGGACTGGGTACCATGCGATTCGGCTTGCGCGCCAAGAGCGTTGAGAAGGTGGACGAGGTGAAGGCCGGACTGATTTCGAGTCGTCGCATTATCTTTACCCCCGACACCGATCTGAAGGAGGAGCTGTCGAAGACGGCCGTGCAGATTACCTGTTTTGACCGCGACGGCAAGGAGGTGAAGCGTGTGACCAGTACCGACGATGGTAACGTGGAGGACCCCGACCAGCCTACCAATGGCGACAACGGTGGAAACACCGGAGGCGGAAACCAGGGCGGCGGCCACGAACCTATCGGAGACTAAGTTTTAGGCACGGATGACACGGATTTACACGGATTAATTAAGTCCTCGGATGATAATAATTCGTGTAATTCGCGAAATTCGTGCCAAGAAAAAATCCGTGTAATCCGTGCCAAATTATTAACCATCAAAAATTAAACATTATGAGTAAGAGAGAAACCATCAAGTTTATCGTGCAAATGATTGCAAGTATCGCTACGGCGATAGTAACGGCGCTGGGTGCTACCAGCTGCATGGGATATTGACCAGTGTAAGCATGGTAGAAACCGACACTATGGGAGGACCGACATTCAAGCCATTGGATGCCGGTTCTTCTTTGTATA is a genomic window of Xylanibacter ruminicola 23 containing:
- a CDS encoding beta strand repeat-containing protein is translated as MNRFVKNAHPTVHKGRLLLTLLFMLVTAVTTWADNVTLTPSTSTTWTNGNTYVTNGDVTIADRITVEGDVTLILTDGYTLTAPNGIEVRVGNSLTIQGGTNGTGKLTIEKNGISRAGIGGGFKKVGIKKYPTQYGNITINGGIVNVKGGAQSAGIGGDSNSELDGNGTITINGGIVNATGGNKAAGIGGGNCSYDNGAYGGCGKIVINGGQVTATGGENAPGIGPGNGAADKTSGSLVLGWAKTLDFIQVTGGNSSGAYGFSNRLGSISFADGKKFNIVGVGEATTENIKKKVSLTLVPKGSEQNQLSAATISGISASYDLTGSYLDIPFSVSDAEGHTLTLGTDYTATLGTTSQESTTIHITEGGKYTLTINGKGSYTGSKSIAFEVISIGFKKDANGVDYINMPKTGIENATIPEGVSSFKVYDDGGAKAKYSNSYDGGLVLTAPDHYVLQLTGTVTAEVQVNNPLDYLMVYDGGSTSAQKIGDKYGSESGENIGTLISSGTQMTLTFHSDVSGQRDGLDLTVTLKRDLGSCVIADIDDQPYTGSAIEPDLVITYEGTALVKDVDYEVTYSNNTIVGTATITITGKGNYAGTTSKTFTIVKATPTVTAPAAVENLIYTGGSLNLVAAGTTDFGTLLYSTDGNNYSADIPTETNAGTYTVYYKVAGDANHNDVSGSIEVTITQKAVTNDGITVTIPSQTWTGSGLTPVITVKDGETELIKNTDYTVTAPSGTIQDAGDYTYTISGVGNYSGEKAATFTISPKAVTNDGITIAAIADKTYTGSAIEPGVTVNDGEKTLTLGTDYTIGYSANVNVGTATATITGKGNYSGEKAATFTIIPKAVTNDGITIAAIDVQTYTGSAIEPEVTVTDGEKNLTLGTDYEVAYSNNISAGTATVTITGQGNYKGETTATFTIAQKAVTSDDITIDIPSQTWTGSEITFDEKAVVVKDGEKTLEQATDYIVTAPTDKLQNTGDYTVTINGAGNYAGSITAKFTIVPKVTTYGALTTSEDQIGKIATIDGTSIGTVEITDNPVVEAITLNRKFSKDKASTIMLPFDYTCDKADGGVFYDFVDVKKDEQTKNNQWVATMTKVDKLTANTPYLFMPADDINGITFTLSEKVTLNTTKGGECQKADKGSNWTFKGTYSYIKWTSDTKDNDYTQERSDEIGKVYGFAGVAKTGINVGDFVKVKSGAKIRPMTCYLLWSNTPNASKTRGASDEELPSSIVVRLLSNVGPGNQDDDDNQGGTTAIGTLDTETGEIDFSGWYDMSGHKLSGKPTKKGIYINNGKKVVIKN
- a CDS encoding helix-turn-helix domain-containing protein translates to MSEYYFYGLAALMYLTTCWTFSAVRWFHTCRAPKERHKYIWPDRKLQCLIYLCATILLPYIINPASPSAWMLEKSYFPACYYFYCGVLLLCFFGSVKQWNQWKTVSWAAALIVVATMLVPAVDAWFPSGILNAQGLRIWNYVVLIESIIMMVYSGLAMWQVKHWMEEARDQNYSNPDDFPADYARRVWLAPVLFTPLLWPAYIWDSPLWMAIDNVLLAASNILLLLNVMPAWRRKTILSSSEADITECHEEPTDDNKNEQIEQTAIEIEEYVKGQRAYLDSHLKLDDVVAHTHLGRTNVSLTFRCHFSSFANYVNSLRLTHYEQYLSQHPNETKESAALASGFSSYTAYYRAKKKLENEGLSPKTTK
- a CDS encoding Bro-N domain-containing protein; amino-acid sequence: MTTLTLTTMTTGRGGPRFRAPSRFATVPTKPETFFVGKDVALALGDSKPENAISTHVDIEDKTTTLIQGTGSNYKSKVVIINESGLYSLILSSKLPQAKAFKRWVTSEVLPQIRQTGG
- a CDS encoding DNA-binding protein gives rise to the protein MALKVKAKEQLQNIGKYAGKYRYVMMPELYTALTQDKVIKEAALRSGVSKGVMQACWDAAGEVIKAWATEGHSVALPGLGTMRFGLRAKSVEKVDEVKAGLISSRRIIFTPDTDLKEELSKTAVQITCFDRDGKEVKRVTSTDDGNVEDPDQPTNGDNGGNTGGGNQGGGHEPIGD
- a CDS encoding smalltalk protein, coding for MSKRETIKFIVQMIASIATAIVTALGATSCMGY